The window TACCTTCACTACGATGACGGTACCGCTACTCACTACGAACTGGAGGACGGAGAACTGTTACGTATGCCGCCAGGAAGCGATCTAAATCAACGAGTAGCTTCTTTTTTGTTTGCCGTTTTGGTGCGGATGGGGATTCCGTTCTACCGCATCCGGATTGGAGCGGAGATCGTTGTGAGTGGTGCACGGGCAACGGTGCGAGTTCCCGATTTGATGGTGTTGTCCGAGGAGTTGGCGCAAGCGCTGGAGGGGGCAAGCCGTTCGACGGTGACGCTGGATATGCCGCCGCCGCAATTAGTGGTCGAGGTGGTGAGTCCGGGGAAGGAAAACGAAGACCGGGATTATCGCTACAGGCGATCGCAGTACGAGTCGCGGGGCATTGCCGAATACTGGATTGTGGATCCCAGTCGTAAACAGGTGACGGTGTTGCGCTGGG is drawn from Synechococcales cyanobacterium T60_A2020_003 and contains these coding sequences:
- a CDS encoding Uma2 family endonuclease; its protein translation is MAIASQFMTLEDYLHYDDGTATHYELEDGELLRMPPGSDLNQRVASFLFAVLVRMGIPFYRIRIGAEIVVSGARATVRVPDLMVLSEELAQALEGASRSTVTLDMPPPQLVVEVVSPGKENEDRDYRYRRSQYESRGIAEYWIVDPSRKQVTVLRWVEGLYEDEVFTGDGAIASPLLSEFNPGAVLTAAQVLQIEANA